A single window of Lepeophtheirus salmonis chromosome 2, UVic_Lsal_1.4, whole genome shotgun sequence DNA harbors:
- the LOC121113886 gene encoding uncharacterized protein, with protein MDIENMVRKCEECSKLLPSLFPETQIKGPKITKPFQAVAVDIFSVGGKNFLVYVNKHSGYPALHYFEHSGCTSRVIQKVMERFFVDYGIPEVLESDGGTNFSFREFKNCNPFGELNGDDLLHITHNPMDWLKLV; from the coding sequence ATGGACATCGAAAATATGGTGAGAAAGTGTGAGGAATGCTCGAAGTTATTACCTAGTTTATTTCCGGAGACTCAAATTAAAGGACCTAAAATAACGAAGCCATTTCAAGCAGTAGCTGTGGATATATTTTCTGTAGGTGGAAAGAATTTCTTGgtttatgtaaataaacattCTGGATATCCTGCTTTGCATTATTTTGAGCATAGTGGATGTACATCAAGAGTGATTCAGAAAGTAATGGAGAGATTCTTCGTTGATTATGGTATACCTGAAGTTTTAGAATCAGATGGGGGAACAAACTTCTCGTTCAGGGAATTTAAGAATTGCAATCCTTTTGGGGAGTTGAATGGCGATGATCTTCTCCACATAACCCACAACCCAATGGATTGGCTGAAGCTTGTgtga